The following coding sequences are from one Streptomyces sp. NBC_01485 window:
- a CDS encoding inositol-3-phosphate synthase, translating to MSASLSLSPSRPPRVGVWLIGARGSVATTVVAGCAAVTAGLHPPTGLVTESPAFADSGLPALSSLVFGGHDTTDCPLPKRAEQLAAGGVLPAGLPAAVDAELTAADREIRPGGPLPGDTRNEEQLIAAFTADLRDFVRRCGLARAVVVNVASTEPAANGPALPPSSLYAAAALRAGCPYVNFTPSTGLHHPALAPLAESSGLPYAGRDGKTGQTLLRSVLGPMFAQRALTVRAWSGTHLLGGGDGAALADPAAAEAKNAGKERVLADTLGVTPEGRVHIDDVPVLGDWKTAWDHVAFDGFLGTRVILQTIWQGCDSALAAPLVLDLARLTARAHEGALSGPLTELAFFFKDPVGDAPSALADQHAELQKLARRLRGGRSGQGGRGARGGLDACDEGETRDTQRVSTTSSGEEAR from the coding sequence ATGTCCGCGTCTCTCTCCCTCTCCCCCTCCCGTCCCCCGCGAGTCGGCGTCTGGCTGATCGGGGCCCGCGGCTCCGTGGCCACCACCGTGGTCGCGGGGTGCGCCGCCGTCACGGCCGGCCTGCACCCGCCGACGGGCCTGGTCACCGAATCGCCCGCCTTCGCCGACAGCGGCCTGCCGGCCCTGTCCTCCCTCGTCTTCGGCGGCCACGACACAACCGACTGCCCGCTGCCCAAACGCGCCGAACAACTCGCCGCCGGAGGAGTCCTCCCGGCCGGCCTGCCCGCAGCGGTCGACGCCGAACTCACCGCCGCCGACCGGGAGATCAGACCCGGAGGCCCGCTCCCGGGGGACACCCGCAACGAGGAGCAACTGATCGCCGCGTTCACCGCCGACCTACGGGACTTCGTACGCCGGTGCGGTCTGGCGCGCGCGGTCGTGGTGAACGTGGCCTCCACCGAGCCCGCCGCCAACGGCCCCGCGCTTCCGCCGAGTTCGCTGTACGCGGCGGCCGCCCTGCGCGCGGGCTGCCCGTACGTCAACTTCACGCCGTCCACCGGGCTGCACCACCCGGCGCTGGCACCCTTGGCGGAGTCGAGCGGACTGCCGTACGCCGGACGCGACGGCAAGACCGGTCAGACGCTGCTGCGTTCCGTCCTCGGCCCGATGTTCGCGCAGCGGGCACTCACCGTCCGGGCCTGGTCCGGCACCCACCTCCTGGGCGGCGGAGACGGAGCCGCCCTGGCCGACCCGGCCGCCGCCGAGGCGAAGAACGCGGGCAAGGAACGCGTCCTCGCCGACACCCTCGGCGTGACCCCCGAAGGACGGGTGCACATCGACGACGTCCCGGTGCTGGGGGACTGGAAGACCGCCTGGGACCACGTCGCCTTCGACGGGTTCCTCGGCACCCGCGTGATCCTCCAGACCATCTGGCAGGGCTGCGACTCCGCGCTCGCCGCACCCCTCGTCCTCGACCTGGCCCGCCTCACCGCCCGGGCCCACGAAGGCGCCCTCTCCGGCCCGCTCACCGAACTCGCCTTCTTCTTCAAGGACCCCGTGGGTGACGCCCCGTCGGCCTTGGCGGACCAGCACGCAGAGCTGCAAAAGCTCGCCCGACGGTTGCGGGGCGGGCGGAGCGGTCAGGGCGGGCGGGGTGCGCGCGGCGGGCTGGACGCCTGCGACGAAGGGGAGACGCGTGACACACAGCGCGTATCCACGACGAGCTCGGGCGAGGAGGCGAGGTGA
- a CDS encoding SCO3242 family prenyltransferase codes for MSEGGAVSEGGAVRGVAGQAGTVAGTDTAGTDTAGTDTAGTRRARARTRAWAELLRLPALFTVPGDALAGAAAVVARPDHRTLLAIGSSLCLYEAGMALNDWADRAEDAAERPHRPLPSGRVSPTAAFTAACAFTAAGLALAARAGRPALSVAAPLAATVWCYDLALKHTTVGPFAMAAARGLDLLLGAVATAGRARPALPSAALLTTHTLAVTTLSRQETRDGTPTAAVAALATTGALTWLLQRGQSPDEESHKHRGRPPHDCRAHDRPAQDRPARRRPTPLTVALAATYAATTARPYLHASLNPSPPLTQRAVGAGIRATIPLQAALTARSGATTTALLTAALAPVARKLARRVSIT; via the coding sequence GTGAGCGAGGGCGGTGCGGTGAGCGAGGGCGGTGCCGTGCGCGGAGTCGCCGGGCAGGCCGGAACAGTGGCGGGAACTGATACCGCGGGGACCGATACAGCAGGGACCGATACAGCGGGGACGAGGCGTGCTCGTGCCCGTACGCGCGCCTGGGCCGAACTGCTGCGTCTGCCCGCACTGTTCACCGTCCCCGGCGACGCACTGGCGGGCGCGGCCGCAGTCGTTGCCCGCCCCGACCACCGGACCCTGCTCGCCATCGGTTCCTCCCTCTGTCTGTACGAAGCCGGCATGGCCCTCAACGACTGGGCGGACCGCGCGGAGGACGCAGCAGAACGCCCCCACCGCCCGCTCCCCTCCGGCCGGGTGAGTCCTACCGCCGCGTTCACGGCGGCCTGTGCCTTCACCGCCGCAGGCCTCGCCCTGGCCGCCCGGGCCGGGCGCCCGGCCCTGTCGGTCGCGGCTCCCCTCGCCGCCACCGTCTGGTGCTACGACCTCGCCCTGAAACACACGACCGTGGGCCCGTTCGCCATGGCCGCCGCCCGCGGCCTGGACCTCCTCCTGGGCGCCGTCGCCACGGCAGGCCGCGCCCGCCCGGCCCTCCCCTCCGCGGCGCTCCTGACCACGCACACCCTCGCGGTGACGACCCTGTCCCGCCAGGAGACCCGAGACGGCACACCGACCGCCGCCGTGGCAGCCCTGGCCACGACAGGAGCGCTGACCTGGCTCCTGCAGCGCGGACAGTCACCCGACGAAGAGTCACACAAGCACCGAGGGCGGCCACCGCACGACTGTCGTGCACACGACCGTCCGGCACAAGACCGTCCGGCACGCCGCCGACCCACGCCACTGACCGTGGCCCTCGCCGCCACCTACGCCGCGACCACGGCCCGGCCCTATCTGCACGCCTCCCTCAACCCGTCACCTCCTCTCACGCAACGGGCCGTCGGCGCCGGCATCCGCGCCACCATCCCCCTCCAGGC